A region from the Deinococcus arcticus genome encodes:
- a CDS encoding CTP synthase has translation MKYIFVTGGVVSSLGKGVASASLGALLRARGYRVTAVKIDPYINIDAGTMRPYEHGEVFVTASGAETDLDIGNYERFLDLDIPPGSNITTGQVYQEVIRKERAGDYLSQTVQVIPHVTDEIKRRIRAAGETAGAEIVLIEVGGTVGDIESLPFLEAIRQFKFDEGDENVLYLHLTLVPYLGTSNEFKTKPTQHSVAELRSVGISPDIVMVRSKDKLPPEITRKIAAFTSVRENRVFSSYDVSHVYEVPLALEEQGLGKVVEDLLSLERIHPSLGVWQNAVKTIKQPTREVTIAIAGKYTAMPDAYLSLMESLTHAGIANDARVNIRWVNAEELADPSVSDEDVQTRLSGADGILVPGGFGIRGIEGKIRAAQYARETGTPYLGICLGMQIAVIEYARHKAGLSGANSTEFDEYAPHKVIDLMPEQLEVAGLGGTMRLGDWPMNLGAGTRIAELYGVPQGGVVKERHRHRFEVNPAYTEQLRNAGLIISGVTPGVAGRGAGLVESIEIPGHPFFVALQAHPEFKSRPMRPSPPFAGFIAAALNR, from the coding sequence ATGAAATACATCTTCGTAACAGGCGGCGTGGTCAGCAGCCTTGGCAAGGGCGTGGCAAGTGCAAGTCTGGGGGCCCTGCTGCGGGCACGCGGCTACCGGGTCACAGCGGTCAAGATTGACCCCTATATCAACATCGACGCGGGCACCATGCGGCCCTACGAGCACGGCGAGGTCTTTGTGACCGCGTCGGGCGCCGAGACGGACCTGGACATCGGCAACTACGAGCGCTTTCTGGACCTGGATATTCCGCCGGGCAGCAACATCACCACCGGGCAGGTGTACCAGGAGGTGATTCGTAAGGAGCGCGCCGGGGATTACCTGTCGCAGACCGTGCAGGTCATTCCGCACGTCACCGACGAGATCAAGCGCCGCATCCGCGCGGCGGGCGAAACGGCCGGCGCCGAGATCGTGCTGATCGAGGTGGGCGGCACCGTGGGCGACATTGAGTCGCTGCCCTTCCTGGAGGCCATCCGGCAGTTCAAGTTCGACGAGGGCGACGAAAACGTGCTGTACCTGCACCTCACGCTGGTGCCGTACCTGGGCACCTCCAACGAGTTCAAGACCAAGCCCACCCAGCACTCGGTGGCTGAACTGCGCTCGGTCGGGATCAGCCCCGACATCGTGATGGTTCGCAGCAAGGACAAGCTGCCGCCCGAGATCACGCGCAAGATCGCCGCCTTTACCTCGGTGCGCGAGAACCGGGTGTTTTCCAGCTACGACGTCTCTCACGTCTACGAGGTGCCGCTGGCTCTGGAAGAACAGGGGCTGGGCAAGGTGGTCGAGGACCTGCTCTCGCTGGAGCGCATTCACCCCAGCCTGGGCGTGTGGCAGAACGCGGTCAAGACCATCAAGCAGCCCACGCGCGAGGTCACGATTGCCATTGCGGGCAAGTACACCGCCATGCCCGACGCCTACCTGTCGCTGATGGAATCGCTGACCCACGCGGGCATTGCCAACGACGCCCGGGTGAATATCCGCTGGGTGAACGCCGAGGAACTGGCCGACCCCAGCGTGTCGGATGAGGACGTGCAGACCCGCCTGTCGGGCGCCGACGGCATTCTGGTGCCCGGGGGCTTTGGCATTCGCGGCATTGAGGGCAAGATCCGCGCCGCGCAGTACGCCCGCGAAACTGGCACGCCCTACCTGGGCATCTGCCTGGGGATGCAGATTGCGGTGATTGAATACGCGCGCCACAAGGCGGGCCTCTCGGGCGCCAACTCGACCGAGTTCGACGAGTACGCGCCCCACAAGGTGATTGACCTGATGCCCGAACAGCTGGAAGTGGCGGGCCTGGGCGGCACCATGCGCCTGGGCGACTGGCCCATGAACCTGGGCGCAGGCACCAGGATTGCCGAGCTGTACGGCGTGCCCCAGGGCGGCGTGGTCAAGGAACGTCACCGCCACCGCTTCGAGGTCAACCCGGCCTACACCGAGCAGCTCCGGAACGCCGGGCTGATCATCAGCGGCGTGACGCCGGGCGTGGCCGGACGCGGCGCCGGTCTGGTGGAGAGCATTGAGATTCCGGGCCACCCCTTCTTCGTGGCCCTGCAGGCCCACCCTGAATTCAAGAGCCGCCCCATGCGCCCCAGCCCGCCGTTTGCGGGGTTTATTGCCGCGGCGCTGAACAGGTAA
- the coaE gene encoding dephospho-CoA kinase (Dephospho-CoA kinase (CoaE) performs the final step in coenzyme A biosynthesis.) has protein sequence MNASAAPAPPLRRLGLTGSIGAGKSTVAALLRAHGLSVLDADEQARLVTAEPEVLAQMEARFPGTVRGGVLDRAALAARVFPDPAAVADLNAIVHPRVRARMAELEAQAAARGERWVVQDVPLLFEGGLDAGMDAVLVVDAPLALRLDRALARGGLTREDILARDARQLPAEEKRRRATWVIGNTGDLGALAAQVAGVVKHLWAREAESGRP, from the coding sequence ATGAACGCTTCCGCCGCCCCTGCGCCGCCCCTGCGCCGCCTGGGCCTGACCGGCAGCATTGGGGCCGGCAAAAGCACGGTGGCTGCCCTGCTGCGGGCCCACGGCCTGAGCGTGCTGGACGCCGATGAACAGGCGCGGCTGGTCACGGCCGAGCCCGAGGTGCTGGCCCAGATGGAGGCCCGCTTTCCCGGCACCGTGAGGGGGGGGGTGCTGGACCGCGCCGCCCTGGCCGCCCGCGTGTTCCCCGACCCGGCAGCGGTGGCCGATCTGAACGCCATTGTGCATCCCCGGGTGCGGGCCCGCATGGCCGAACTGGAAGCGCAGGCGGCGGCGCGCGGCGAGCGCTGGGTGGTGCAGGATGTCCCGCTGCTGTTTGAGGGGGGGCTGGACGCGGGCATGGACGCCGTGCTGGTGGTGGACGCCCCGCTGGCGCTGCGCCTGGACCGCGCCCTAGCCCGGGGTGGCCTGACCCGCGAGGACATCCTGGCGCGCGACGCCCGGCAGCTGCCCGCCGAAGAAAAGCGCCGCCGCGCCACCTGGGTGATCGGGAACACCGGTGATCTGGGGGCGCTGGCGGCGCAGGTGGCGGGGGTTGTGAAACACCTCTGGGCGCGGGAGGCGGAAAGCGGGAGGCCGTAG
- a CDS encoding tetratricopeptide repeat protein: protein MTGLLGLLLTLGMTAAQTAPAAPGTPTSTPTAPAAAPAPAPRTIPAANYVALGVYYYEQGQFDQAYVAYRAAAELDPRNAEALIGLGRSQIKLRLYSAGIETLKRLISMDSRNFDAYISLSQAYVQQYIGAGDRASVGGNLNEALRVLTDAEALAQAGTSKNVQLSRVWNERGYVYKLQGDAGRAIDAFKQAIALNADNAILLYNLGDMYYATGNLPLALESLQQAVIVDPRDPYNRAYYAKLLALSGNLTAARPEAAQAARLAPKNAYAVGQYGVVSYLAKDTATARAQLTQAVALDPLRYPEFYYYLGRLALDSGDLKGAREQLTRAAALGSNTPEYLYYLGLSYERGSGAVAADRLKARENYERALKLSPSYRPAQDGLNRVR from the coding sequence ATGACCGGCCTGCTGGGCCTGCTGCTGACGCTGGGCATGACGGCGGCGCAGACCGCGCCCGCTGCGCCCGGCACGCCGACCAGCACCCCCACGGCCCCTGCCGCTGCCCCGGCGCCCGCGCCGCGCACCATTCCGGCTGCCAACTACGTGGCGCTGGGCGTGTACTACTACGAGCAGGGCCAGTTTGATCAGGCCTACGTGGCCTACCGCGCGGCCGCCGAACTGGACCCACGCAACGCCGAGGCCCTGATTGGCCTGGGGCGCTCGCAGATCAAGTTGCGGCTGTACAGCGCCGGCATCGAAACCCTCAAGCGCCTGATCAGCATGGACAGCCGCAACTTCGACGCGTATATCTCGCTGTCTCAGGCGTATGTGCAGCAGTACATCGGGGCCGGGGACCGTGCCAGTGTGGGCGGGAACCTGAATGAAGCCCTGCGCGTGCTCACCGACGCCGAGGCGCTGGCCCAGGCCGGCACCAGCAAGAACGTGCAACTGAGCCGCGTGTGGAACGAACGCGGCTACGTGTATAAGCTGCAGGGCGACGCCGGGCGCGCCATTGACGCCTTCAAGCAGGCCATTGCCCTGAACGCCGATAACGCCATTTTGCTGTACAACCTGGGCGATATGTACTACGCCACCGGCAACCTGCCGCTGGCCCTGGAAAGCCTGCAGCAGGCCGTGATCGTGGACCCCCGCGATCCCTACAACCGCGCCTACTACGCCAAGCTGCTGGCCCTGAGCGGTAACCTCACGGCGGCCCGCCCAGAAGCCGCGCAGGCCGCCCGGCTGGCCCCCAAGAACGCCTACGCGGTGGGTCAGTACGGTGTGGTGAGCTACCTTGCCAAGGACACCGCCACCGCCCGCGCGCAGCTGACCCAGGCCGTGGCCCTGGACCCACTGCGTTACCCCGAGTTCTATTACTACCTGGGCCGTCTGGCCCTGGACAGCGGCGACCTGAAGGGCGCGCGCGAGCAGCTGACGCGCGCCGCCGCTCTGGGCAGCAACACGCCCGAATACCTGTATTACCTGGGCCTGAGCTACGAGCGCGGTTCGGGTGCGGTGGCCGCCGACCGCCTGAAGGCGCGCGAGAACTACGAACGCGCCCTGAAGCTGAGCCCCAGTTACCGGCCCGCCCAGGACGGCCTGAACCGCGTGCGCTGA
- a CDS encoding CAP domain-containing protein, with amino-acid sequence MPKTALTALLPFALLLASCGGGPSAPAASTPTTVSSSTSGGGQSAAPSTGAGDQTMSAQEAQILAEVNVARAQARACGGQAFGAAPAVTWNGHLAAAARGHAADMAERGYFNHMTPEGRTPAQRMEAAGYVGWRQVGENIAAGYTAQNVVQGWLDSPSHCKTLMDPGLRELGVGYTYRPGSPYGTYWVQNFGTR; translated from the coding sequence ATGCCCAAGACTGCCCTGACTGCCCTCCTGCCTTTCGCCCTGCTGCTGGCCTCCTGTGGCGGCGGTCCCAGCGCCCCAGCCGCCAGCACCCCCACCACCGTGAGCAGCAGCACCTCCGGCGGTGGCCAGAGTGCGGCCCCCAGCACCGGCGCCGGCGACCAGACCATGAGCGCCCAGGAAGCGCAGATTCTGGCGGAAGTGAATGTGGCGCGCGCCCAGGCCCGCGCCTGCGGGGGGCAGGCCTTCGGCGCCGCGCCCGCAGTGACCTGGAACGGCCACCTGGCCGCCGCCGCCCGGGGCCACGCCGCCGACATGGCCGAGCGCGGGTACTTCAACCACATGACCCCCGAGGGCCGCACCCCGGCCCAGCGCATGGAAGCCGCCGGCTACGTGGGCTGGCGCCAGGTGGGCGAGAACATTGCCGCTGGCTACACCGCGCAGAACGTGGTGCAGGGCTGGCTGGACAGCCCCAGCCACTGCAAGACCCTGATGGACCCCGGCCTGCGGGAACTGGGCGTGGGCTACACCTACCGCCCCGGCAGCCCCTACGGCACCTACTGGGTGCAGAACTTCGGCACGCGTTAA
- a CDS encoding DNA polymerase/3'-5' exonuclease PolX: protein MVGVLKTTADLLDLLGSADNAFRAQAFRSAARSLEGLDTEAEALINAGFAGVPKVGKTIAADLLAYARGGAFAPLEDAASLIPAGVLSLFRVRGLGPKKIRALWDAGIDSLEGLREACRDGRVAALRGFGAKSAAAFLGAVEFALAAQERQHLSTACEVTEGLCRRLAAFEPRPAGDVRRGLDTVRAARVTVTGSPADLSAALAGVVEDLSPLEGQPVLAGRVDGVPVEVAYAPTPDQRGALDLLMGGSAPYRESLQAAAKAQGLELGGHGLLRAGQPLATPTEASVAQALNLPLRPAEYREPEHDDLWQTLPHPDELVTVAHLRGLLHTHSTWSDGAASLAEMARETLRLGHRYLGTGDHSRAAHYAGGLSIERLQAQLKEIRELRAAGLPIVAGAEVDILEDGTLDYPDDVLEELDYVVASVHSLFTLDAARQTERLIRAAQHPLVTILGHPTGRLLLRRPGYALDLDAVLAACAARGTVVEINANAYRLDLDWRVALRWRERLTFAINTDAHVPAGLGDTRYGVMVARKAGLMPAQVVNTLDQEAFLAFVAAQRAARG from the coding sequence ATGGTGGGTGTGCTCAAAACCACCGCCGACCTGCTGGACTTGCTGGGCTCGGCGGACAACGCCTTCCGGGCCCAGGCGTTTCGCAGCGCGGCCCGCAGCCTGGAGGGGCTGGACACCGAGGCCGAGGCCCTGATCAACGCGGGCTTTGCCGGGGTGCCCAAGGTGGGCAAGACCATCGCCGCCGATCTGCTGGCCTACGCGCGCGGCGGGGCGTTCGCGCCGCTGGAAGACGCCGCCAGCCTCATTCCCGCCGGGGTGCTGAGCCTGTTCCGGGTGCGCGGCCTGGGCCCCAAGAAGATCCGGGCCCTGTGGGACGCGGGCATTGATTCGCTGGAAGGCCTGCGAGAGGCCTGCCGTGACGGCCGGGTGGCGGCCCTGCGCGGCTTTGGGGCCAAGAGTGCCGCTGCCTTCCTGGGCGCGGTGGAGTTCGCCCTGGCGGCCCAGGAACGCCAGCACCTCAGCACCGCCTGCGAGGTGACCGAAGGGCTGTGCCGGCGGCTGGCCGCCTTCGAGCCCCGCCCGGCCGGTGACGTGCGCCGGGGCCTGGACACCGTGCGCGCCGCGCGCGTGACCGTCACAGGAAGCCCGGCCGACCTGAGCGCCGCGCTGGCCGGCGTGGTGGAAGACCTGAGCCCGCTGGAGGGCCAGCCGGTGCTGGCCGGGCGGGTGGACGGCGTGCCGGTGGAGGTGGCCTACGCCCCCACCCCGGACCAGCGCGGCGCCCTGGACCTGCTGATGGGCGGCAGCGCGCCGTACCGCGAAAGCCTGCAGGCCGCCGCCAAAGCCCAGGGCCTGGAACTCGGTGGCCACGGCCTGCTGCGGGCGGGGCAGCCGCTGGCCACCCCCACCGAGGCCAGCGTGGCCCAGGCCCTGAACCTGCCGCTGCGCCCCGCCGAGTACCGCGAACCCGAGCACGACGACCTGTGGCAGACACTGCCGCACCCGGATGAACTGGTGACCGTGGCCCACCTGCGCGGGCTGCTGCACACCCATTCCACCTGGTCCGACGGTGCGGCCAGCCTGGCCGAGATGGCCCGCGAAACCCTGCGCCTGGGCCACAGGTACCTGGGCACCGGCGACCATTCGCGCGCCGCCCACTACGCGGGCGGTCTGAGCATCGAGCGCCTGCAGGCCCAGCTGAAGGAAATCCGCGAGTTGCGCGCGGCCGGGCTGCCCATCGTGGCCGGCGCCGAGGTGGACATTCTGGAAGACGGCACGCTGGACTACCCCGACGACGTGCTGGAAGAGCTGGATTACGTGGTGGCCAGCGTCCACAGCCTCTTTACCCTGGACGCCGCCCGCCAGACCGAGCGCCTGATCCGCGCCGCGCAGCACCCGCTGGTGACCATCCTGGGCCATCCCACCGGGCGCCTGCTGCTGCGCCGCCCCGGCTACGCCCTGGACCTGGACGCCGTGCTGGCCGCCTGCGCGGCGCGCGGCACCGTGGTGGAAATCAACGCCAACGCCTACCGCCTGGACCTGGACTGGCGCGTGGCCCTGCGCTGGCGGGAGCGCCTGACCTTCGCCATCAACACCGACGCCCACGTGCCCGCCGGACTGGGGGACACCCGCTACGGTGTGATGGTGGCGCGTAAGGCGGGCCTCATGCCAGCGCAGGTGGTCAATACCCTGGACCAGGAGGCGTTTCTGGCGTTCGTGGCGGCGCAGCGGGCGGCGCGGGGCTAG
- a CDS encoding histidinol-phosphatase HisJ family protein, translating to MTAPLFDSHMHTPLCGHATGSPREYAQAALDAGLAGVCFTDHMPMPAWYDAPWRMRLDQLDAYIEAVQAVQAEFAGRLEVRLGLEADFHPGTERFVEEVLARHPWDYVIGSVHYLGAWGFDNPEFVAEYGARDLGQLYTQYYALVEGAARSGLFDAVGHLDLPKKFGHRDPLGAAALRALDVIAGAGLSLDFNTAGWRKPVAEAYPAPDLTREAAGRGIPFVLGSDAHAPVEVGFRFTDARQALQDAGGRVVTYRGGVRRG from the coding sequence ATGACCGCGCCTCTGTTCGATTCGCACATGCACACGCCCCTGTGTGGGCACGCGACGGGTTCGCCGCGCGAGTACGCCCAGGCGGCCCTGGATGCGGGGCTGGCCGGCGTGTGCTTCACCGACCACATGCCCATGCCCGCGTGGTACGACGCCCCCTGGCGCATGCGGCTGGACCAGCTGGACGCGTATATCGAGGCGGTGCAGGCGGTGCAGGCCGAGTTCGCCGGGCGCCTGGAGGTGCGCCTGGGGCTGGAAGCGGACTTTCACCCGGGGACCGAACGCTTCGTGGAAGAGGTGCTGGCCCGGCACCCCTGGGACTACGTGATTGGCAGCGTGCATTACCTGGGCGCCTGGGGCTTTGACAACCCCGAATTCGTGGCCGAGTACGGGGCGCGCGATCTGGGCCAGCTGTATACCCAGTACTACGCCCTGGTGGAGGGCGCGGCGCGCAGCGGCCTCTTTGACGCCGTGGGCCACCTGGACCTGCCCAAGAAATTTGGGCACCGCGATCCCCTGGGCGCGGCTGCCCTGCGCGCCCTGGACGTGATTGCCGGGGCCGGCCTGAGCCTGGATTTCAACACGGCCGGCTGGCGCAAGCCGGTGGCCGAGGCCTATCCCGCCCCGGACCTGACCCGGGAGGCGGCCGGGCGCGGCATTCCCTTCGTGCTGGGCAGCGACGCACATGCCCCGGTCGAGGTGGGTTTCCGCTTCACCGACGCCCGGCAGGCCCTGCAGGACGCGGGCGGGCGCGTGGTGACGTACCGGGGCGGGGTGCGCCGTGGCTGA
- a CDS encoding M14 family zinc carboxypeptidase codes for MTRKLTSSLFLSTALLLAACSQTPAPQAAPPAAPGNSLVATADECSTFQQNPVVVSRIDFQTERDWIDIVKTFEPLGGSAEEKFVLLDVGQADFERLRVTGLTRGWTIRIDPAETARHSGSLKQNLGSLSISGYPCYRTVEETYTSAQSIVTQYPNLATWTSIGDSWLKTKGRGGYSMNVLKLTNRSIAGTKPRLLITASIHAREYTPAELSTRFAEYLVSNYGKDADVTWMLDSQEVWLVLQSNPDGRKKAEAGASWRKNVNDTQRCSNGLFGADLNRNFNYAWGTGGSSTDPCNETYRGVGAASEPETQNLQNLMKAAFADNRGPARSDAAPATTPGVYVDIHSYSQLVLWPWGDTTTPTANATALQSLGRKLAYFNGYKPEQAVGLYPTSGTTDDFAYGELGVASYTFELGTAFFEPCSTFTGTTLPKNQAALLYALRVARAPYQLGSGPDSVSVTAPASVATGASFTLSASADNTRFNTSNGTEPARTVAGAEYFIDTPPWAGGTARAMTAADGSFNAGRESVQATVSTSGLSAGRHTIYVRARNASGTYGPVSALFVTVGGSTTPTPTTYTGSVSSGGNSYQPGSTGFASAGGTLKGNLTGPSGTDFDLYLQQLSGSTWNTVAASEGSTSTEAITYSAASGTYRWRVYGYSGSGSYTLTETK; via the coding sequence ATGACCAGAAAGCTCACCTCGTCCCTGTTTCTGAGTACCGCCCTGCTGCTGGCCGCCTGCTCGCAGACCCCCGCGCCCCAGGCCGCGCCGCCGGCCGCGCCCGGAAATTCTCTGGTGGCCACGGCCGACGAGTGCAGCACCTTTCAGCAGAACCCGGTGGTTGTCTCGCGCATTGACTTCCAGACCGAACGCGACTGGATTGACATCGTCAAGACCTTCGAGCCGCTGGGCGGCAGCGCCGAGGAGAAATTCGTGCTGCTGGACGTGGGGCAGGCCGATTTCGAGCGCCTGCGCGTGACCGGTCTGACCCGGGGCTGGACCATCCGCATTGACCCCGCCGAGACGGCCCGGCACAGCGGATCGCTGAAGCAGAACCTGGGCAGCCTGTCCATCAGCGGCTATCCCTGCTACCGCACGGTGGAAGAAACGTACACCAGCGCCCAGAGCATAGTGACTCAGTACCCCAATCTAGCCACCTGGACCTCTATTGGCGACAGCTGGCTGAAAACCAAGGGGCGAGGCGGCTACAGCATGAACGTGCTGAAGCTGACCAACCGCAGCATTGCCGGCACCAAGCCCCGGCTGCTGATCACCGCGTCCATTCACGCCCGCGAGTACACGCCTGCCGAGCTGTCCACCCGTTTTGCCGAGTATCTGGTGAGCAACTACGGTAAGGACGCCGACGTGACCTGGATGCTGGACTCCCAGGAAGTCTGGCTGGTGCTGCAAAGCAATCCCGATGGCCGCAAGAAGGCCGAGGCCGGGGCCTCGTGGCGCAAGAACGTGAACGACACGCAGCGCTGCAGCAACGGCCTGTTCGGCGCGGACCTGAACCGCAACTTCAACTACGCCTGGGGCACCGGGGGATCAAGCACTGACCCATGCAACGAAACCTACCGGGGCGTGGGCGCCGCCTCCGAGCCCGAAACGCAAAACCTGCAGAACCTGATGAAGGCGGCCTTTGCCGACAACCGGGGCCCGGCCCGGAGCGACGCCGCGCCCGCCACCACGCCCGGCGTGTACGTGGATATTCACAGCTACTCGCAGCTGGTGCTGTGGCCCTGGGGCGACACCACCACCCCCACGGCCAACGCCACGGCGCTGCAGTCGCTGGGCCGCAAGCTGGCCTACTTCAACGGCTACAAGCCCGAACAGGCCGTGGGCCTGTACCCCACCAGCGGCACCACGGATGACTTTGCCTACGGCGAGCTGGGCGTGGCGTCTTACACCTTCGAGCTGGGCACCGCGTTCTTTGAGCCGTGCAGCACCTTTACCGGCACCACCCTGCCCAAAAACCAGGCGGCGCTGCTGTACGCCCTGCGGGTGGCGCGCGCACCCTACCAGCTGGGCAGCGGCCCGGACAGCGTGAGCGTCACGGCGCCGGCCAGCGTGGCCACGGGGGCCAGCTTTACCCTGAGTGCCAGCGCCGACAACACCCGCTTCAATACCAGCAACGGCACCGAACCGGCCCGGACCGTGGCCGGCGCCGAGTACTTTATTGACACACCGCCCTGGGCTGGCGGCACGGCGCGGGCCATGACCGCTGCAGACGGCAGCTTCAACGCGGGCCGCGAGAGTGTGCAGGCCACCGTTTCCACCAGCGGGCTGAGTGCCGGGCGCCACACCATCTATGTGCGCGCCCGCAATGCCAGCGGCACCTACGGCCCGGTTTCGGCGCTGTTCGTCACCGTGGGCGGGAGCACCACGCCCACGCCCACCACCTACACCGGCAGCGTGAGCAGCGGCGGCAACTCTTATCAACCGGGCAGCACAGGCTTCGCCTCCGCGGGCGGCACCCTGAAAGGCAATCTGACGGGGCCCAGCGGCACTGACTTTGACCTGTACCTGCAGCAGCTCTCGGGCAGTACCTGGAACACGGTGGCGGCCAGCGAGGGCAGCACGAGCACCGAGGCCATCACGTACAGCGCGGCCAGCGGCACCTACCGCTGGCGGGTGTACGGCTACAGCGGCTCGGGCAGCTACACCCTGACTGAGACGAAGTAA
- the argF gene encoding ornithine carbamoyltransferase: protein MNNPAPLTPDTLPAPVMAGRDFLSNLDMTAAELRAVMDTAHAMKRGEWRQVKPLAGLSLALVFEKASLRTRTTFDVGMYQLGGHAITLSNTEIGLGTRERVSDVARNLERWVDGVMGRVYLQQTLQELAQHAAIPVINGLSDMLHPAQLLADYQTIEEAFGHDLRGRRVVYIGDGNNLANSHIHMGILTGTDVTVVTPVGYEPNAGVLMDAVRAGVKVTLTNDLGAVEGADVLYTDVWISMGQEAEADIRRRAFRGYQVTPGMLETIAPHGIFLHCLPAHYGEETVPEATEHPKSRVFDQAENRLHAQKALLYHLMGHLKPRW, encoded by the coding sequence ATGAATAATCCTGCGCCCCTGACCCCAGACACCCTGCCTGCCCCCGTGATGGCCGGGCGCGACTTCCTGAGCAACCTCGATATGACGGCGGCCGAACTGCGCGCCGTGATGGACACCGCCCACGCCATGAAGCGCGGTGAGTGGCGGCAGGTGAAACCGCTGGCGGGCCTGTCGCTGGCGCTGGTGTTTGAAAAGGCCAGTCTGCGCACCCGCACCACCTTCGACGTGGGCATGTACCAGCTGGGCGGGCACGCCATCACCCTGTCCAACACCGAGATTGGCCTGGGCACCCGCGAGCGCGTGAGCGACGTGGCGCGCAACCTGGAACGCTGGGTGGACGGCGTGATGGGCCGCGTGTACCTGCAGCAGACCCTGCAGGAACTGGCGCAGCACGCCGCCATTCCGGTGATCAACGGCCTGTCGGACATGCTGCACCCCGCGCAGCTGCTGGCCGACTACCAGACCATTGAGGAAGCCTTCGGCCATGATCTGCGCGGCCGTCGGGTGGTGTACATCGGGGACGGCAACAACCTCGCCAACAGCCACATTCACATGGGTATCCTGACCGGGACCGACGTGACGGTGGTGACCCCGGTGGGCTACGAGCCCAACGCGGGCGTGCTGATGGACGCGGTGCGCGCGGGGGTAAAGGTGACTCTGACCAACGACCTAGGCGCCGTGGAGGGCGCCGACGTGCTGTACACCGACGTATGGATCTCCATGGGCCAGGAAGCCGAGGCCGACATCCGCCGCCGGGCCTTCCGGGGCTATCAGGTGACGCCAGGGATGCTGGAGACCATCGCCCCACACGGCATCTTCCTGCACTGCCTGCCTGCGCACTACGGCGAGGAAACGGTGCCCGAGGCCACCGAGCACCCCAAGAGCCGCGTGTTCGATCAGGCCGAAAACCGCCTGCACGCGCAAAAGGCGCTGCTGTACCACCTGATGGGGCATCTGAAGCCGCGCTGGTGA
- a CDS encoding NUDIX hydrolase has translation MTTTPTEWLDLVNERDEVVGTVTRGDAWARRLPVRVVNAFVVNGAGQLWIPRRTPSKRVFPRCLDMSVGGHVERGESYEAAFRRETQEELNLDLDTVPWREVAAFSPFDTPLSAFMRVYEIRSDVAPAFNPDDFSGAEWLTPAEVLARIAAGDPAKGDLAELIRRCYGTGHG, from the coding sequence ATGACCACAACCCCCACCGAATGGCTGGACCTGGTGAACGAGCGCGACGAGGTGGTAGGCACCGTCACGCGCGGGGACGCCTGGGCCCGGCGCCTGCCAGTGCGGGTGGTGAATGCCTTCGTGGTGAACGGGGCCGGGCAGCTGTGGATTCCGCGCCGTACGCCCAGCAAGAGGGTGTTTCCCAGGTGCCTGGACATGAGCGTGGGGGGCCATGTGGAACGCGGCGAAAGCTACGAAGCGGCCTTCCGGCGCGAGACCCAGGAGGAGCTGAATCTGGACCTGGACACGGTGCCCTGGCGGGAGGTGGCCGCCTTCTCCCCTTTCGACACTCCGCTCAGTGCGTTCATGCGGGTGTACGAGATCCGCTCGGACGTGGCTCCTGCCTTTAACCCGGACGATTTCAGCGGTGCCGAGTGGCTGACCCCCGCCGAGGTACTGGCGCGCATCGCAGCAGGTGATCCGGCCAAGGGCGACCTGGCCGAACTGATACGGCGCTGTTACGGAACCGGGCATGGCTGA